The following proteins come from a genomic window of Elusimicrobiota bacterium:
- a CDS encoding TolC family protein gives MKRFFLAFLLGGAVARAENPDRVFTLDRAVVTALQNNPALVSARHDVRSADLRVAEARAHFLPTLGVNMNATRFLAEDHAVLPSDFGSTVLNPVDEPDNFFSGRIYLRQTLYNGGRTRANVRLAEAARDQARVKGEEIEAAARASTTEVFYEVLWAEQALRLGEEARKDLERWARGVRGDTAAEALLESRAARLRREQAESRRRRDAAILEFRSVLGLELYTEVRCVGELSSSPLRVDLPKLLARAQDARLEIRGTEYQREMDRLSVNLSESERFPVIAFGAGYELGKTEFPLDRSYWNATLNVNLPIFDGFASRARIRQSRVAVQQNRVARAVVQDRVNRDVREAHATLLHWQSEMAERRADWDRLADLAGKAGDRGAVARADLRLEVLAAARAYWEAVHGHLVARARLEKAVGAPL, from the coding sequence GTGAAACGGTTTTTCCTCGCCTTCCTCCTCGGGGGCGCGGTCGCCCGCGCCGAAAACCCCGACCGGGTGTTCACGCTGGATCGGGCGGTGGTCACCGCGTTGCAAAACAACCCGGCCCTGGTGTCCGCCCGGCACGACGTGCGCTCGGCGGACCTGCGGGTGGCGGAGGCCCGCGCGCATTTCCTGCCCACCTTGGGCGTCAACATGAACGCCACCCGTTTCCTGGCCGAGGATCACGCCGTGTTGCCCTCGGATTTCGGTTCGACCGTCTTGAACCCGGTCGATGAGCCGGACAACTTTTTTTCGGGCCGGATCTATCTGCGCCAAACCCTTTACAACGGCGGCCGCACCCGGGCCAACGTGCGGTTGGCCGAGGCGGCCCGGGACCAGGCCCGTGTGAAAGGCGAGGAGATCGAAGCCGCGGCCCGGGCCTCGACGACGGAAGTTTTTTACGAAGTGTTGTGGGCCGAGCAAGCCCTGCGGCTCGGCGAAGAAGCCCGCAAGGATTTGGAGCGATGGGCGCGGGGCGTCCGGGGCGACACGGCGGCCGAGGCCCTTTTGGAATCGCGCGCCGCGCGGTTGCGGCGGGAGCAGGCCGAGAGCCGCCGCCGACGGGACGCGGCCATTTTGGAATTTCGCTCGGTTTTGGGCCTCGAACTGTACACGGAAGTCCGTTGCGTGGGGGAACTGTCGTCGTCGCCCCTGCGGGTCGACCTGCCCAAATTGTTGGCGCGGGCCCAGGACGCCCGGTTGGAAATCCGCGGCACCGAGTACCAGAGGGAAATGGACCGTCTTTCCGTGAACCTCTCCGAATCGGAACGGTTCCCCGTGATCGCCTTCGGGGCGGGCTACGAGCTCGGCAAAACCGAGTTTCCGCTTGATCGCTCCTATTGGAACGCGACCCTCAACGTCAACCTTCCGATCTTTGACGGTTTCGCCAGCCGGGCGCGCATTCGTCAGTCGCGGGTGGCCGTCCAACAAAACCGCGTCGCCCGGGCCGTGGTCCAGGACCGGGTCAACCGCGACGTCCGCGAGGCCCACGCCACGCTCCTGCACTGGCAAAGCGAAATGGCCGAACGGCGGGCCGACTGGGACCGCCTGGCGGACCTCGCCGGGAAGGCCGGGGATCGCGGGGCCGTCGCCCGCGCCGACCTCCGGTTGGAAGTGCTCGCCGCCGCGCGCGCCTATTGGGAAGCCGTTCACGGCCACCTCGTCGCCCGGGCGCGCCTTGAAAAAGCCGTGGGGGCGCCCCTGTGA
- a CDS encoding patatin-like phospholipase family protein, translated as MIRRARVAALVAVLSVFGAAVRPETPAAGDLLRDALWLKHRGRPAGQRPRVALVLSGGGARGLAHIGALKVLAREKVPVDLIVGTSVGSIVGALYAAEVPVDEIETMAARVGWDKLTDVSTARVVRLLVSERLLSTAKMEDYLTARIGPRVFADLKTELACVAADLRTGEEIILREGPVALAARASATMPGVFDPVPYRHRLLIDGGVVNNVPTDVARRLGADIVICVYPAADFSRHNVTNVLSTLMQALYIQGQVISEERLKLADLVIRPDVADISASELGRSREAMDAGQRAAEAALPEIKNVLAAKFLERAARGAGPR; from the coding sequence GTGATCCGTCGCGCGCGGGTCGCGGCGCTGGTCGCGGTTTTGTCGGTTTTCGGCGCCGCCGTCCGGCCGGAAACGCCCGCGGCGGGCGACCTTTTGCGCGACGCTCTGTGGCTCAAGCACCGGGGGCGGCCCGCCGGCCAGCGGCCGCGGGTGGCGTTGGTGTTGTCCGGGGGCGGAGCGCGCGGTTTGGCGCACATCGGCGCCTTGAAAGTGTTGGCCCGGGAAAAAGTTCCTGTGGATCTCATCGTCGGGACCAGCGTTGGGTCCATCGTGGGCGCCCTCTACGCCGCGGAAGTGCCGGTGGACGAGATCGAAACCATGGCCGCCCGCGTGGGGTGGGACAAGCTGACCGACGTGTCGACCGCGCGCGTGGTGCGGCTCCTGGTGTCCGAGCGGCTCTTGTCGACGGCCAAGATGGAGGACTACCTCACGGCGCGCATCGGCCCCCGCGTTTTCGCGGATTTGAAAACGGAACTGGCCTGCGTGGCCGCGGACCTGCGCACGGGCGAGGAAATCATTTTGCGCGAAGGACCCGTGGCCCTGGCGGCCCGGGCCAGCGCCACCATGCCCGGGGTCTTCGACCCGGTGCCCTACCGCCACCGCCTGTTGATCGACGGCGGGGTCGTCAACAACGTGCCCACCGACGTGGCGCGCCGGCTCGGCGCGGACATCGTGATTTGCGTTTACCCCGCGGCGGATTTCAGTCGGCACAACGTCACCAACGTTCTTTCGACGCTGATGCAGGCGCTGTACATCCAAGGGCAGGTGATTTCGGAGGAGCGGTTGAAGCTCGCGGACCTGGTGATCCGGCCCGACGTCGCCGACATCTCGGCTTCGGAGCTCGGCCGCTCGCGGGAAGCCATGGACGCCGGCCAGCGCGCCGCCGAAGCGGCCCTGCCCGAGATCAAAAACGTTCTGGCGGCGAAATTTTTGGAGCGCGCGGCGCGCGGGGCGGGTCCACGGTGA
- a CDS encoding tetratricopeptide repeat protein — translation MKRVAVALAFLGVWTGSLPAQTARGREALAAEGEALFRAQKFGEARGKWEAALAGASRRQARRWRPWVGRALEAEGNFQKALTAYQDAHDLDPRRVDGLVDLARLYDTVGLDEQALRLFEKARARDPHRRDIALALGRLCFEAGRLDDARKLAGTAGGADARDLAAQTLLARIDEAEGDLASAAQRWESILNQSPSVEGDFALGRLWARQDALDLADMAFARADRPGAATPALVFERAVIAWRRNDGVRLEGLLKRLESEAPGYFPGRGLAALVAIERGDRDRARAVLRNAFPPDPASEKWLAVLESLLK, via the coding sequence GTGAAGCGCGTCGCGGTCGCGCTCGCGTTCCTCGGGGTTTGGACGGGTTCCCTTCCCGCGCAAACGGCCCGCGGCCGGGAGGCCTTGGCGGCCGAGGGCGAGGCGTTGTTCCGGGCCCAAAAATTCGGCGAAGCCCGCGGAAAATGGGAAGCCGCCCTCGCGGGCGCCTCCCGCCGACAGGCGCGCCGTTGGCGCCCCTGGGTGGGCCGGGCCTTGGAGGCCGAGGGCAATTTTCAAAAAGCGCTGACCGCCTATCAAGACGCCCACGACTTGGACCCGCGCCGGGTGGACGGTTTGGTGGATCTGGCGCGGCTGTACGACACCGTGGGCCTGGACGAACAGGCGTTGCGTCTTTTCGAAAAAGCCCGCGCACGGGATCCCCACCGGCGGGACATCGCCCTGGCCCTGGGCCGCCTGTGTTTCGAAGCCGGTCGGCTCGACGACGCGCGGAAGTTGGCGGGGACGGCGGGCGGGGCGGACGCGCGCGATTTGGCCGCGCAAACCCTCCTGGCCCGGATCGACGAGGCCGAAGGCGATCTGGCCTCCGCCGCGCAGAGATGGGAATCGATTTTGAACCAGAGCCCGTCGGTGGAAGGGGATTTCGCCCTCGGCCGTTTGTGGGCCCGGCAGGACGCCCTCGATTTGGCCGACATGGCTTTTGCCCGGGCCGATCGACCGGGCGCGGCGACCCCGGCTCTGGTTTTTGAACGGGCGGTCATCGCTTGGCGGCGCAACGACGGGGTTCGCCTGGAGGGTTTGTTGAAACGGCTCGAGTCCGAGGCCCCGGGCTATTTCCCCGGGCGGGGATTGGCGGCCCTGGTCGCCATCGAGCGCGGCGACAGGGACCGGGCGCGCGCGGTGTTGCGCAACGCTTTCCCGCCGGACCCCGCTTCGGAAAAATGGTTGGCCGTTTTGGAATCGCTATTAAAATGA
- the lysA gene encoding diaminopimelate decarboxylase, which yields MSEVRVRNPYETFRYVGKDLFVEGRRLADLAARWGTPLYVYSAAKIRAQFRRFDRAFAAVPHTVCYALKANSNLGVVNVLAREGAGADIVSGGELARALKAGVPAARIVFSGVGKTEPEMVAALKAGILMFNIESAEELGALDRVAARLRRAAPVSVRVNPNVVVDTHHHITTGRAENKFGVSIGEAEKLYRWAAQRPWLRVVGLQAHIGSQLLDVRPYGETLDKLLALMARLEKAGIFLHVLDLGGGLGVAYKNDRSADPAALARELLPRLKNRNVRLLFEPGRFLVAEAGCLLTRVLYRKEPGHKNFVIVDAAMNDLARPALYDAHHPIWPTRKSRGGSYVADVVGPICESGDYLAKARAVPRPKAGDLWAVMAAGAYGFSMSSQYNTRPRAAEVLVDGAKAHLIRRRETLADLTRGESLPGGRP from the coding sequence ATGAGCGAGGTGCGCGTGCGGAATCCTTACGAGACGTTTCGTTACGTCGGAAAAGATTTGTTCGTGGAGGGGCGGCGGTTGGCGGATTTGGCCGCCCGGTGGGGGACCCCCTTGTACGTTTATTCCGCCGCCAAGATCCGCGCGCAGTTCCGGCGGTTCGATCGGGCCTTCGCGGCGGTGCCGCACACCGTGTGTTACGCCCTCAAGGCCAACAGCAACCTCGGCGTGGTCAACGTTCTGGCCCGCGAAGGGGCGGGGGCCGACATCGTTTCCGGCGGGGAATTGGCCCGGGCGCTCAAGGCCGGCGTGCCCGCCGCGCGGATCGTTTTTTCCGGCGTGGGGAAGACCGAGCCGGAAATGGTCGCCGCCCTGAAAGCCGGGATCCTCATGTTCAACATCGAGTCCGCCGAGGAACTGGGCGCCCTCGACCGGGTGGCCGCGCGCCTGCGGCGGGCCGCGCCGGTCTCGGTCCGCGTCAACCCCAACGTCGTGGTCGACACCCACCACCACATCACGACCGGGCGGGCGGAGAACAAGTTCGGGGTGTCCATCGGCGAAGCGGAAAAATTGTACCGCTGGGCCGCGCAGCGGCCTTGGTTGCGCGTGGTGGGTCTTCAAGCGCACATCGGATCGCAGTTGTTGGACGTCCGTCCCTACGGGGAAACCTTGGACAAATTGCTCGCGTTGATGGCCCGGCTGGAAAAGGCCGGGATTTTCCTGCACGTCCTGGATCTGGGCGGCGGCCTGGGCGTCGCCTACAAAAACGACCGCTCCGCCGACCCGGCCGCCTTGGCGCGGGAGTTGCTGCCGCGCCTCAAAAACCGAAACGTCCGGTTGCTGTTCGAGCCGGGGCGTTTCCTCGTGGCCGAGGCGGGCTGTCTGCTGACGCGCGTGCTTTACCGCAAGGAGCCCGGCCACAAAAACTTTGTCATCGTCGACGCGGCCATGAACGACTTGGCGCGGCCGGCGCTCTACGACGCGCACCACCCGATATGGCCCACGCGAAAATCCCGCGGCGGTTCCTACGTGGCCGACGTCGTCGGCCCCATTTGCGAATCGGGGGATTACCTGGCCAAGGCCCGCGCCGTGCCCCGCCCGAAAGCGGGGGACCTCTGGGCCGTCATGGCGGCGGGGGCCTACGGGTTTTCCATGAGTTCGCAATACAACACGCGGCCGCGCGCGGCCGAGGTGCTGGTGGACGGGGCGAAGGCCCACCTCATTCGCCGACGGGAAACCCTGGCCGACCTGACGCGGGGCGAAAGCCTGCCGGGGGGGCGCCCGTGA
- a CDS encoding diaminopimelate epimerase — translation MKNLAFTKMHGTGNDFVMLDGVRRPVRVTPALARALCDRRFGVGADQVLVLEKSAVADFRMRIYNADGSQVEMCGNGIRCLALFARERGHTRQTSFTVETLGGVKRPTVQGTRVRVDMGEPVLDAARIPTRAVGRVLERPLSKTLGAAARTVLGRAGRTLTGTAVSMGNPHFVIFVDEAPNVPLVAWGPAIERDGFFPRRANVEFVTVENPDRAVVRVWERGSGATLACGTGACAVGVAGVLTGRLHRRVTLSLPGGALEVEWAPDNHVYLNGPAAFVFDGVWRS, via the coding sequence GTGAAGAATCTCGCGTTCACCAAAATGCACGGGACGGGCAACGATTTCGTCATGCTTGACGGCGTTCGGCGGCCGGTGCGGGTGACCCCCGCCCTGGCGCGCGCGCTGTGCGACCGCCGGTTCGGGGTCGGCGCCGACCAGGTGTTGGTTCTGGAAAAATCCGCCGTGGCGGATTTCCGCATGCGGATTTACAACGCCGACGGCTCCCAAGTGGAAATGTGCGGCAACGGCATTCGTTGCCTGGCGCTCTTCGCCCGCGAGCGGGGTCACACCCGCCAAACTTCCTTCACGGTGGAGACCCTGGGCGGCGTCAAGCGCCCCACGGTCCAGGGGACGCGGGTTCGCGTCGACATGGGGGAGCCGGTGTTGGACGCCGCGCGGATACCGACCCGCGCCGTCGGGCGGGTGTTGGAGCGTCCGTTGTCCAAAACCCTGGGGGCCGCGGCGCGGACCGTCTTGGGGCGCGCCGGCCGAACCCTGACGGGAACGGCCGTTTCCATGGGGAACCCGCACTTCGTGATTTTTGTCGACGAAGCCCCGAACGTGCCCCTGGTCGCCTGGGGTCCGGCGATCGAGAGGGACGGGTTCTTCCCGCGCCGCGCGAACGTGGAGTTCGTGACGGTGGAAAACCCGGACCGCGCGGTGGTCCGCGTCTGGGAGCGCGGCAGCGGCGCCACCCTCGCCTGCGGCACCGGGGCCTGCGCGGTGGGGGTGGCGGGGGTGTTGACCGGCCGTCTGCACCGTCGGGTGACTTTGTCTTTGCCGGGCGGGGCGCTCGAGGTGGAATGGGCCCCCGACAACCATGTCTATTTAAACGGCCCCGCCGCGTTCGTTTTTGACGGCGTTTGGCGTTCTTAG
- a CDS encoding 4-hydroxy-tetrahydrodipicolinate synthase, which produces MFEGSAVALVTPFKNNAVDEQKLKELVEFQIAGGTRTIVPCGTTGETSTLSHEEHNRVVELTVKFVNKRARVLAGTGSNATQEAIELTRHAKAVGADGTLQITPYYNKPTQRGLADHFKAIAEAVDLPIVLYNVPGRTGVNMLPSTVVDLVRSCPRVVGIKEASGNIDQSTEIIQALGPVFEVLSGDDSLTLPILAVGGKGVVSVVANLVPGDVSGLCAAWEKGDTADAARRHLKLYPLCRAMFLETNPIPVKTAMGWLDLCEPDMRLPLTPLEKGNAEKLEKALRDYGLVGPRRRHAGC; this is translated from the coding sequence ATGTTTGAAGGATCCGCGGTCGCGCTGGTCACCCCGTTTAAGAACAACGCGGTGGACGAGCAAAAATTAAAAGAATTGGTGGAATTCCAAATCGCCGGGGGAACCCGAACCATCGTGCCCTGCGGCACCACCGGGGAAACCTCGACCCTGTCCCACGAAGAGCACAACCGCGTCGTGGAGCTCACCGTCAAATTCGTCAACAAACGGGCGCGCGTTTTGGCCGGCACCGGCTCCAACGCGACCCAGGAAGCCATCGAGCTGACGCGTCACGCCAAGGCGGTGGGCGCCGACGGGACACTCCAGATCACGCCCTATTACAACAAACCCACCCAGCGGGGCTTGGCGGACCATTTCAAAGCCATCGCCGAGGCGGTGGATTTGCCCATCGTTCTCTACAACGTCCCCGGCCGGACGGGGGTCAACATGCTGCCTTCCACCGTTGTGGACCTTGTTCGGTCCTGTCCCCGGGTGGTCGGCATCAAGGAGGCCTCGGGCAACATCGATCAGAGCACCGAAATCATCCAGGCCCTGGGGCCGGTTTTCGAGGTCCTTTCGGGCGACGATTCCCTCACGTTGCCGATCCTGGCCGTGGGCGGCAAGGGGGTTGTGTCGGTCGTGGCGAACCTGGTGCCCGGCGACGTTTCCGGCCTTTGCGCGGCCTGGGAAAAAGGCGACACGGCGGACGCCGCGCGGCGTCATCTCAAACTCTATCCCCTCTGCCGCGCCATGTTCCTGGAGACCAACCCCATCCCCGTCAAAACCGCCATGGGGTGGTTGGACCTCTGCGAGCCGGACATGCGGTTGCCGTTGACGCCCCTGGAAAAGGGCAACGCGGAAAAACTGGAAAAAGCGCTGCGCGATTACGGGCTGGTGGGCCCGCGACGCCGGCACGCGGGGTGCTGA
- a CDS encoding 4-hydroxy-tetrahydrodipicolinate reductase, with product MLKLGIIGAGGRMGQAIIDLASKDSGIVLSALVESSGSHIIGREVHKIRVIDDVKAALRTVDAMIDFTVPQLSAAHAELAAGSNIPLVVGTTGLMEQDLVRVREAAKRVAIVQSPNMSLSANVLFEVAERVAALLPGYDAEVTEIHHNLKKDAPSGTAKRLAESVRRGRQKGRFVFGREGLVGERKADEIGIHAVRGGDVVGDHTVLFLGDGERIELVHRVTSRTAFAAGAIAAAKWAVGKPAGLYDMADVLGLAKADLRGKK from the coding sequence ATGTTGAAACTTGGGATCATCGGCGCGGGTGGACGGATGGGCCAGGCTATCATTGATCTGGCCTCAAAAGATTCGGGGATCGTTTTGTCGGCGCTTGTGGAATCCAGTGGCAGCCATATAATCGGGCGGGAGGTTCACAAGATCCGAGTCATCGATGACGTTAAGGCCGCGTTGAGAACAGTCGACGCAATGATCGATTTTACTGTGCCCCAACTCAGCGCCGCCCACGCCGAACTTGCCGCGGGCTCGAACATTCCTCTTGTTGTCGGCACCACCGGCTTGATGGAGCAAGACTTGGTCCGGGTCAGGGAAGCCGCTAAACGCGTTGCTATTGTTCAATCCCCCAACATGAGCCTTTCGGCGAACGTGCTGTTTGAGGTCGCCGAACGGGTCGCGGCCCTGTTGCCCGGTTACGACGCCGAGGTCACCGAGATCCACCACAACTTGAAAAAAGACGCGCCCTCCGGGACGGCCAAACGCCTGGCCGAAAGCGTGCGCCGGGGCCGCCAAAAGGGCCGCTTCGTGTTCGGCCGCGAGGGATTGGTCGGGGAACGCAAAGCCGACGAGATCGGCATCCACGCCGTGCGCGGCGGCGACGTCGTGGGCGACCACACGGTGCTGTTTTTGGGGGACGGCGAGCGGATTGAGCTCGTCCACCGCGTGACCTCCCGCACGGCCTTCGCCGCCGGGGCGATCGCCGCCGCGAAATGGGCCGTGGGAAAACCCGCGGGCCTTTACGACATGGCGGACGTTTTGGGATTGGCGAAAGCCGATTTGCGGGGGAAAAAGTAG
- a CDS encoding fumarylacetoacetate hydrolase family protein — MTRPFPLCRFDAGDGPRWGRLCGTRVEEILPDPFGPFEATGVEWPLARVRLLAPVRPSKIVAVGVNYADHAKEFGKAPPPEPLIFLKPPSAVIGPGDPLRLPLRSKQVDFEAEIAVVIGRRARRVSPGRALDHVLGYTLMNDVTARDLQRSDGQWTRAKGFDGFAPLGPWIVPGLSPGNIGVEAWVNGKRRQKSSTRRLIFDIPALVAFVSGVMTLEPGDVISTGTPSGVGPLRPGDRVEIRSPQIGRLMNRVSR; from the coding sequence ATGACACGTCCTTTTCCCCTGTGCCGTTTCGACGCCGGCGACGGCCCCCGGTGGGGCCGTCTGTGCGGGACCCGCGTCGAGGAAATCCTCCCCGATCCCTTCGGACCCTTTGAAGCGACGGGGGTGGAATGGCCCTTGGCCCGGGTCCGCCTTTTGGCCCCCGTTCGGCCGTCCAAGATCGTCGCGGTGGGGGTCAACTACGCCGACCACGCCAAGGAGTTCGGCAAGGCCCCGCCCCCGGAACCTTTGATTTTCCTCAAACCCCCCAGCGCCGTGATCGGACCGGGCGATCCCCTGCGGTTGCCCCTCCGTTCGAAACAGGTGGATTTCGAGGCCGAAATCGCCGTCGTGATCGGCCGCCGCGCCCGCCGGGTGTCGCCGGGCCGCGCCCTGGACCACGTGTTGGGCTACACCCTCATGAACGACGTCACCGCCCGCGATTTACAGAGGTCCGACGGGCAATGGACCCGCGCCAAGGGGTTCGACGGTTTCGCGCCCTTGGGGCCGTGGATCGTCCCGGGGCTGTCGCCGGGAAACATCGGCGTTGAAGCCTGGGTCAACGGAAAGCGGCGGCAGAAATCCTCAACCCGGCGATTGATTTTCGACATTCCCGCCCTGGTGGCCTTCGTGAGCGGGGTGATGACCCTGGAACCGGGGGACGTGATTTCCACCGGCACCCCATCGGGCGTGGGGCCGCTGCGGCCCGGCGACCGCGTGGAAATTCGCTCGCCGCAAATCGGGCGCCTGATGAACCGGGTGTCGCGGTGA
- a CDS encoding LL-diaminopimelate aminotransferase, protein MAVPASDRLGQLPPYLFAAIDAKKKAAKDRGADIISLGVGDPDLPTPVRIIAAGQAALAKAANHQYPFGAGLLSFRQAVAGWYKKRFQVELDAETEIHALIGSKDGLTHLPLAFLNPGDVALIPEPAYPAYNASVILAGGQTHFLPLLRENNFLPRLDTIAPEVLKRAKLLYVNYPSNPLSVMAPASFYEKVIAFARKNNILVVHDAAYSEMYYDAPPLSFLQIPGAKDVGIEFHSCSKTYNMTGWRIGWVCGNADAVKTLGRLKDNFDSGVFQAVQEAGVEALTGPQDDVAEMRRVYRERRDLFVQGLRGLGWDVVNPPATFYVWAKPPKNISSARTAERLLEEVHIVCTPGNGFGPSGEGYVRFALTVPRPRLEEALERIAKIVW, encoded by the coding sequence ATGGCCGTTCCCGCTTCCGACCGTTTGGGCCAATTGCCCCCCTACCTTTTCGCCGCCATCGACGCGAAGAAAAAAGCCGCGAAGGACCGGGGCGCGGACATCATTTCCCTCGGGGTGGGCGACCCGGACCTGCCCACGCCGGTCCGGATCATCGCCGCCGGCCAGGCGGCCCTGGCCAAAGCGGCCAACCATCAATACCCCTTCGGCGCGGGTCTGCTGTCTTTCCGTCAAGCGGTGGCCGGTTGGTACAAAAAGCGTTTCCAGGTGGAATTGGACGCCGAGACCGAAATCCACGCGCTCATCGGTTCCAAGGACGGCCTCACCCACCTGCCCCTGGCGTTTCTCAATCCCGGCGACGTGGCCCTTATCCCCGAACCCGCCTACCCGGCCTACAACGCCTCGGTCATCCTGGCCGGCGGCCAAACGCATTTCTTGCCGCTCCTGCGGGAGAACAATTTCCTGCCGCGACTGGACACCATCGCGCCGGAGGTCTTGAAACGGGCCAAACTGCTCTACGTCAATTATCCCTCGAACCCGCTGTCGGTCATGGCGCCGGCGTCCTTTTATGAAAAAGTCATCGCCTTCGCCCGAAAGAACAACATTCTCGTGGTTCACGACGCCGCCTATTCCGAAATGTACTACGACGCGCCGCCGCTGTCCTTCCTTCAAATCCCCGGGGCCAAGGACGTGGGCATCGAGTTCCATTCCTGTTCCAAGACCTACAACATGACGGGTTGGCGCATCGGCTGGGTCTGCGGCAACGCCGACGCGGTGAAAACGTTGGGTCGGCTCAAGGACAATTTCGACTCCGGCGTCTTCCAGGCGGTCCAGGAGGCCGGCGTCGAGGCGCTCACCGGGCCTCAGGACGACGTGGCCGAGATGCGGCGCGTCTACCGCGAGCGGCGCGATCTTTTCGTTCAGGGGTTGCGCGGACTCGGGTGGGACGTGGTGAACCCGCCGGCGACCTTTTACGTCTGGGCCAAGCCGCCCAAAAACATTTCCTCGGCGCGCACGGCCGAGCGCCTGTTGGAGGAGGTCCACATCGTCTGCACGCCGGGCAACGGCTTCGGGCCCTCCGGGGAAGGGTACGTGCGGTTCGCCTTGACGGTCCCGCGCCCGCGGCTTGAGGAAGCCCTGGAGCGCATCGCCAAAATCGTTTGGTGA
- a CDS encoding DMT family transporter has protein sequence MIPAYSPPASPRAGAWMIALSALLFGLLGGVVKHLSATFPPDTIVFFRNAVGLLALVPFVHRAGLRSLATRHFFRHVTRAAAGLASMYLSFFAIGRLRLADAYVLSYTAPLFMPLIAKIWLKEKIPTHSLQALALGFVGVLLVMKPGTGVFQPVALAALASGILGAVAQVGIRQLTETETSTAIVFYFGLLASGVSALPLAGSWRPVPASLWGWILLLGGLATVAQLIMTGGYRRSSPGRVGPLMYIAVAVAALLDWVLWHRRPDVFSAVGTALIVVAGVLIIHRTQRAVPGLEEPAAA, from the coding sequence GTGATCCCCGCCTACAGCCCCCCGGCGTCGCCCCGGGCCGGGGCGTGGATGATCGCCCTTTCCGCCTTGCTGTTCGGACTGTTGGGCGGCGTGGTGAAACATTTGTCCGCGACGTTCCCACCGGATACGATCGTTTTTTTCCGGAACGCGGTGGGTCTCCTGGCCCTCGTCCCCTTTGTCCACCGGGCGGGCCTCCGCTCCCTCGCCACCCGCCATTTCTTTCGTCATGTCACCCGGGCGGCGGCGGGGCTGGCCTCCATGTATCTTTCGTTTTTCGCCATCGGGCGCCTCCGCCTGGCCGACGCCTACGTGCTCTCCTACACCGCGCCGCTTTTCATGCCGCTCATCGCCAAGATCTGGTTGAAGGAGAAAATTCCCACCCACAGCCTGCAGGCCCTGGCGCTGGGGTTCGTGGGCGTCCTGCTGGTAATGAAACCCGGGACCGGGGTTTTCCAACCTGTGGCCCTGGCGGCCTTGGCGTCGGGCATTCTGGGGGCGGTGGCCCAGGTGGGCATCCGCCAGCTCACCGAGACCGAAACCTCCACGGCCATCGTGTTCTATTTTGGTTTGCTCGCCTCGGGGGTTTCCGCCCTGCCGCTCGCGGGATCCTGGCGTCCGGTTCCCGCTTCGTTGTGGGGGTGGATCCTCCTTCTGGGGGGTCTGGCGACGGTGGCCCAACTCATCATGACGGGCGGTTACCGCCGCTCCTCGCCCGGCCGGGTGGGGCCTTTGATGTACATCGCCGTCGCCGTGGCCGCCCTGTTGGACTGGGTTCTGTGGCACCGTCGCCCGGACGTTTTTTCGGCCGTGGGCACGGCGCTCATCGTGGTGGCGGGCGTTCTCATCATCCACCGCACCCAGCGGGCGGTGCCGGGGCTGGAGGAGCCCGCCGCGGCGTGA
- a CDS encoding RNA methyltransferase, with protein MIQKNTRFVLVRPRNPLNIGAAARAMANFGFEDMVAVKPYAPVWKETTSAVGAERLVSAARATNSIEEATGDCALVVGTTALRDRRADRPVVPLPSLAAHLRRHHPELLSGRARAAVLFGSEKTGLPGAYLARCHFWITIPTDDRTPSMNLSHAVALTAYAWAQVEARPAPALRAGAPEPATVADRRRLAAHAREVFEAVGFLPFLSPSEKVRKVREKLLSWRIQRPDVALMHGLFRFILRERK; from the coding sequence GTGATTCAAAAAAACACGCGCTTTGTCCTGGTCCGGCCCCGCAACCCGTTGAACATCGGGGCGGCGGCCCGCGCCATGGCGAACTTCGGTTTCGAGGACATGGTCGCGGTCAAGCCCTACGCCCCCGTTTGGAAGGAAACGACGAGCGCCGTCGGGGCCGAGCGGTTGGTGTCGGCGGCGCGCGCCACGAATTCCATCGAAGAGGCGACCGGGGATTGCGCCCTGGTGGTCGGCACCACGGCCCTGCGCGACCGCCGCGCCGACCGGCCCGTGGTTCCCCTGCCGTCCCTGGCGGCGCACCTGCGTCGCCACCACCCCGAACTCCTCTCCGGCCGGGCCCGCGCGGCGGTGCTTTTCGGCTCCGAAAAAACGGGATTGCCCGGCGCTTATCTCGCCCGCTGCCATTTCTGGATCACCATCCCCACCGACGATCGCACGCCGTCCATGAACCTGAGCCACGCGGTGGCCCTGACGGCCTACGCCTGGGCCCAAGTGGAAGCGCGGCCCGCCCCCGCGCTCCGCGCCGGGGCCCCGGAACCGGCGACCGTGGCCGACCGCCGCCGCTTGGCGGCCCACGCCCGGGAGGTTTTTGAGGCGGTGGGGTTTCTTCCGTTCCTGTCCCCTTCGGAAAAAGTGCGCAAAGTGCGTGAAAAGCTTTTGTCCTGGCGGATTCAGCGGCCCGATGTGGCGCTCATGCACGGGTTGTTCCGGTTTATTCTTCGAGAGCGAAAATGA